The DNA sequence TTTGATTGGGATAGTGCGACACGACCACAACGCATTCAGGACAGAATCAAGCAGTTGGTGAACAACTTTTTTGCAACTCAACTACCGGAAGACGCCGATCCCATGCTGGCCTACCACCACAGCGGTATGTATGAATACGACGTGATCACCTCACACCTGTCACGCATGACCGGAAAACCGGTATACCCCAGTCATCTATGGTTTTCTCCGCCCTCACGACACTACACTCACGAGCTTCTACTCACCATCGCCAAAGAACAAAAGTGGCATGATATCGAACAGACTCTCTTGGGCATGGAAATGCAAGACCTTGAGATATCTTGCCTCCCGGCGGACGTCCTTCAAACCCTCCGCTACAAGGCAACAGCGATCAATATCAGGAACTACACTCTCTCATCACCGGATTATTATCATTACCTTCACCCCTACCAGATTTTCAAGCGCCATCTCCTGGACGCCCCCGCCATGAAGGCCTACTGCTACCTTATGGCAACCCTGGGAGTTCTGGAGATAGCCGAAACAACGCCCGCCCGCCCGGTGACTCACCGGGACAAGATGCTCCCGGTGAGTCCCTATGACGCGCTCAAGGCCATCAGGGTAACTGATTTTGGCCGCTGGTGCCTGGGGTTACAGGATGAAAGACCGGAAATCGCACGCCCCGAATTCGAGGCTCTGGCCGACCGGGATTTACTTCTTGTTACACTCAAGGGAACATCGCTGGAACGCCGGTTGTTCCTGGACGACATCGGTGAAAAATTGGGAGAAGACCGCTACCGGATCACCCCCGGTAGTTTTATCGGGAAATGCACATCCACCGCAGATATTCGGGAAAGAATAGACCTCTTTCACCACCTGATTGATCAGGAGCCGGCTCCCCATTGGGAAAGCTTCTTTGTCAACCTTCTCGAACGGGCTCGGGCATTCTCCGACCACGAAGAATGCACCCTCTTCTCCCTGCCCGACGATCCTGATCTGCGAAGACTCCTCTCGACAGACCGGAAACTCTCGTCAATGGCGTTTCGGGCCGAGAAGGGCCACCTGGCTGTTCCCAAGAGCCAGATAAAGAAGTTCCTGAAGCTGATCCAGGATGCGGGGTACCTGCCGCCCTTGTAGCGGTTGTATTCACCCCGGGATTTCCCTAGACTGAACCAGGCATGATCACGCTCTATTTTTCAGGGACGGGCAACTCCCGTTTTGTTGCCGAGACCTTCTCCCGGCAGACCGGTGGGGCCTGTCACTCCATAGAAGAGCCTCTTCATTTTGCGTCGCTCCTGGCCCGGCAGGAGACGATCTGCTTTTGTTACCCCGTCTATGGATCCTGCGTACCCCCGATCCTGCGCGACTTCGTTCTGCTCCACCGGGAGTCCCTGGAGGAGAAAAAGCTGGTGATCCTGGCCACGCAGTTTCTCTTTTCCGGCGATGGGGCCAGGGCCTTTACCGACCTGCTTCGGGGAACCCCTTGCCAGATCATCTACGCCGATCACATCACCATGCCCAATAATATCTGCAATTTTTTTCTCTTTCCCGCAAAAGACGCGAGCCGTTGCGCCCGGCGGCTACGGTCGGCACAGAAGCGGGTGACCCGCGCCGTGGAGTGTCTGGAATCAGGCGTTGTTCGCAGACGAGGCTTCTCTGGGGCATCACGCATCCTGGGGCTCCTGACCCAGCGCCTGTGGTTCCAGCGCATTGAGGATGCAGCAAGCCAGGACGTTCGCGTTGCGAACTCCTGCACCGGCTGCGGACTGTGCGTGCGGGTCTGCCCCAGGGAGAACCTCTTCCTGACCACCGATTCTGGACCTGCCAGGGTGGACCAGCGAGGGCGCTGCACCCTCTGCTACCGTTGCGTAAACATGTGCCCCGAGATGGCAATTACAGTCCTGTGGCACAGCCCCGTTCGACGGCAGTACCACGGACCTGAGTGATCGGGAATACCCGGCCCCTTACCCTGCGCCTTCTACCACAGATGGTGGATCGATGGCCGGATATACTGATTGTATATCCCCGCTACCACCTCCATCTCCTGCGCAGCAAGGGGCTCCGCCTGAACAGCCCGGACGTTTCGCTGAACCTGCTCGGGCTTTGATGCTCCAGGAATGATGCAACTAACCTGATCAAACATGAGAATCCACCTGAGAGCAACTGCGGCGAGATCTTCCCGTTGGGGCAACGCCTTCTTGAGCTCTTCCACAGCCTTCAGGGCTATGTCGTAATCTACCCCGCTGAAGGTTTCCCCCTTGTCAAAGGTAGCGCCATCACGATTAAAGGACCGGTGATCCTGGGGGTGAAAGCTGGTCCGGGCGGTATACTTTCCTGCAAGAAGACCGCTGGCCAGGGGAACCCGCACAATTATTCCGACATCCTTTTTTTGGGCTTCCTGGAAAAACGCTTCTGCCGGTTTCTGGCGGAACATGTTGAAGATAATCTGCACCGACGAAACGTTGGGGTACTGCACGGCCGTCATGGCCTCTTCGATTTTCTCGACGCTGACGCCCAGGTTTCTGATCTTTCCTTCCTTTTGCAAATCCTCAAACAAACCGAATATCTCGGGCCGGCTGTACACCGGAGTGGGCGGGCAATGGAGCTGGATCAGATCGAGTGTTTCCAGACCGGTGTTTCTGAGACTCTCCTCAACGTGAAGCCGGAGCGTTTTGGGAGTATAATTTTCGTCGGTGTGGGGATCAATCCGCCGCCCGCACTTGGTGGCAAACCGTATATCTTCCTTCCCGCCCCTGTTTCGCTGCCTGACCACCCGGGCTACGGCGGCCTCGCTTTTTCCGTCGTCATAGACATCGGCAGTGTCCAGGAAGTTCACCCCTTCGTCGATTGCGGCATTGATTATGTTCTCGGCCACCTTGTCATCAAAGGCCTGGCCCCAGCCACCACCAACCTGCCATGTTCCAAGGGACACTTCCGAGACGGTGTAGCCTGTTTTTCCCAGTGTTCTGTACTTCATAGCCCCATGATACCCGGAACGCAGAGATCCATCACCTGCTGTCGGAATTTTCGTCACGAGCCAGAGCAATTCCCAGAACCTTTTGGGAAGCGTTTCGATCTGCTGGCTCGAGTTTCCCCTCCTGTTGCTCCCGAAGCTTGAAGTAGGAAATGGACCGCTCCAGTGAACGGGCCTGCTCCAGAAGCTCGTCTGCTGCCGTGGAAAGACCCTCGACCTGGGCTGTCTGTTCCTCGGCTGTTGCAGCCAGCTCTTCTGAAGATGCAGCAGTCTGCTGTATTACCTCGTCCAACTGGTTCACTGCTGCGTTCACCTGACTCGTCCCGGTATTCATCTCCCGACTTGTAGCGGCAATCTCCTGGACCAGCTCGGCCGTACGCTGGATGTTTGGAACCATTTCGTCCAGTTTGCCACCGGCCTTTTCGGCTACCTGCACCGAACGCCCGCTCAACTCGCTGATCTCCCTGGCGGCAGCCGCCGAGTTTTCTGCCAGCTTGCGAACCTGGGAGGCGACCACGGCGAACCCCTTGCCGTGCTCGCCGGCCCGGGCCGCTTCAATTGCAGCATTCAGGGAAAGCATATTCGTTTCCCGGGCAATATCCTCGATAATACTCACCTTTTCAGCGATCTGCTTCATCGCCTCCACGGTTTCCCGCATGGCATGCCCGCTTTCCTCGGCGTTCGCTGAAGATTGTCGGGCAATCTGCTCCGTGGCGTTGGCGTTATCCGAACTTTGCTGCACGCTGGCAGCCATCTCCTCCATCGAGGCGGAAACTTCCTCGGCCGAGGCAGCCTGCTCGGTAGACCCTTGAGACAGCTGTTGCGACATCTCCGATATGGCGCTGGATCCTCGGGCAAGTTCCTGACCAGACAGGCTGATACTCTGACTGGTAGCGGTTAGCTCCACCGCCCCCTGGTTGATCCCCACCACCACAGACTGGATGTTGTCCTGTATTTTCTCGAAAGCCCGCGCCAGCGCGCCAAGCTCATCGCGGCGATGCAAAAACTTCTGTTGATACTCGGTTGTCAAGTCTCTGGTCATGTCTCCCGAAGCGTATTCCTCGGCCTGGGCAACGTAGTCACGCAGAACCGTTACAAAACGCCGGGAAAAGACCAGGATCACCAGCAGGATACCACCGGTAGCGACCAAGATGCTGAGTGCAATAATCTGTACGAGCCGTACCACCGGAGCGTTGATATCGGCATGAGGTAAAAGATACGCCACGGACCACCCGGACCCACCCGGAACTGGACGATAAACCGCCCGAAAGCGTTGCCCCTGGGGTGAGGTATAATCCCTTGTTCCCCCACGGCCGGCCAGAAGATCCCGGGCGATCGCATCCATTCCCTGATACCCCTGGGCGTCGGTAAGGTTAAGGTTCATCCGAACCTCGGCTCGGGAATCGCCAATGACCAGGCCGGACCCATCCACGACAGACCCCATGCCGTCACGACCGAACCGCATCTCTCCCGCCAGCTCACTCAAACCAGTCAGCGTGACCGAAGCACCCATGATTCCCACAACCTCACCATCGCGGTTTCGCACCTCGTGGGCCACGGGAGCGATGGCGTTTCCTGTGGCGGCACTGATCACCCCGTCGCTAACCGACGAGGCGTTACCCCGCTGAAAGATCGCCTGAACGTAGTCGCGGTGCATAAGGTTTCCCGTGAGGCCACCGCTGGTGATGAAATCGCCCTCGAGATTCACAAAATAGATGTTCTCGTGGTCCGGGTGTATCTGATCGTGGCGCAACCTCAAGTCCCGGGCTATCACATCGAAATCGGCATCAGAAATGATCACCCGCTGACTCATGGTGCGGACGTTCTCTACATGACCGGCCAGCCAGCGCCCCACCTCGGCCGTTCGTGCTTCCACAATTTGCGTTGCCATCTCTTCCACGGTCTCTTGCTGGGTTTTGGCGACCTGCCAGACCATGAACAGCGAGACCAGCATCAGGAGCCCGATCGAGATCCCTCCAAAAAGAGTCATAAAAAGTCCCTGAAGAGACCGGAAGCCCGCCATCTTCTTTGTATTCATTCCGTTACCCTCTATGAAAATAGTACGCGATACAGCAGGGGTATGCCAGGAAAAGCAGGAAAAGCAGGAAAAGCAGGAAAATTTTAAAATGCAAACTGAATCAGCAGCTCGGGGTTCAGGTCAAAGGATCACCCGCTCCTGCCACACAGGCAGCGAGCGGGCGTGGACCATCCGGGTCAGATAAGGGGTCGCTCATCCTTCTTCGGTACTATCTCCGGGAACAGGCCCGGGAGGTATCAATTTCGTTTTCTGCTCGAGCCGTTTAAAGAGAACCGTCAGGGCAAGACTTATCACGGTGTGCTGCAATATAAACATGAAATATTGGATACAAAGAGCCCGATAAATATTGCATACACCAGCTGAACTTCGTTTCGGAAGAGCGACGGCCCCGGAGATATTCCGTGGGTTATAAGCCCTGCAAGAATTACAGCGGTCACGGTGTTCCCGGGAATACCCAGGGTAATGGTGGGGATATAGGCCCCTCCCGAGGGCCACCTCCCCCGGGCCACCTCACACCCATTGAAGGATGCGGGTGCCCCCTCGGGGAGGCGCGTTCTGACAGCGCAAAAGAGCTGAAGGTTTACAATTTGCCCTTCATGGCCGCTGCCACAGCCCTGGCAGCGGCGGAGCGCTCCGCGGAGAAATCACCAATCTCGTTATCCCTCAGAGCCCGGACATGATTACTGATAGCAACACCAAGCCTGCTGGCGTTCCGGTTCAACCTCTGGTGTTCATCCCAATCCATCGTGAAGGGCGGGAAATAACCCATAGTACCGTCCGCTCCGGGACGGGCAATAAGATGGGGCCCCCGGATCAAGAGGATATTGTCTATTTTCTGCTTCAGTTCCGCGAAGGTTCCTATGCTTGTAATATCGTCGTCGGTTGTCTGGTTGATAAAACTAAGAGTCCTGTCCATGACAGGCCCCATCGCCTCGTATTCGCGGGCAGTCATATCCACAATGCGGTACTCGCGAGATCCCCCGTACCCATCGAGATTCAGGTTTTCTTCCCGTTCGTTGTACAGAAAGTTGTAGGCAATTGTATGGGTGTTTGTGCTTTCGTGGTTTTCAGACGCGATCACGCTACCGTTGCTCAAGTCAATGAGCGTGGCTGTAACGTTGTAGGTGTGTGTGAAGCCCCGGGTTTCTCTTCTGACAGTTTTCCCGCCCTCTACCATGGGGACATCAGAGTTATCTACTATGCTCTCGCTTTTCTTTTCTGCATCCAGGTAGATCAGAAAATCGTGACTGGAACTGAACCTTTCCCGTGCTTCCGAAAGGGAGTGATTCGCCTGGACCAGATCGATAGCCGCATAGGTTTCCTGGCTGGACAAGGTACCCTCGACCTGTTTCAGCAACTCACCGAGGGCATCGCTGTTGGCCGTGACGACGACCCTGGATACTGCCTGCTCTCTGGCTTGAGCCATCTGGTCGTTCAGATCCTGGTACCCGGGAATGGCTTCAGCGGCTTTCTCAAAGTGTTCTATGGCAATCCGGGCGTTCCCGAATCCTCCCTTGCCCAGGGCTTCAACGCCGGCAGCGTACCGTTCAGCGGCAGCGGTCTCCCGGGCTTCTGCAAGAGGCTCGGCGTAGGACTTGGTATCGAAGGCATTGCTATAGGGCGAAGCGGCCACGGCCTGGTGCATCTTCTCCAGGGTTGCGTAGATCTTCCAGATCTCATCCCAGCGGAAAGGTTCCGAAGAGGCTTTTTTTTGTGCGATGGAGCCTTCATAGGTGGTGGTACCTGTTCGGAAGGCTTTTCCCAGCAGTTCCCGGGCTTCCTCAAAATCGGGGTTGGTCTCAAGGGCGTTGAGAGCGTGATCAACGGCCTCGGCGTACTTCCCCTGCTCGAAGGCCCTGTCGCCGGCCCGGAAGGCGCCGCCTCCTTTTGTAAACATATGAGCGCAGCTACCCAGAAGGAAAACTGCGAGAATCAGTGTTGCCAATCCAGATGTTTTTTTTGTCGTCATCGGGTGTTTCTCCTTTTGCCGATTTCTTTTTCGTGAGTATACACACCTACTCTTAAATTAAAATTAAATGTAGCCCGTGAAAGGTGTCTGCAGGACCGACCCTGCGGGCCTTACTCCGGGGGTGTCCACACTTCGAGGAGCTTGCGGAACTCCCCACGGCCTTGGCCCGCTTGGACGATGTAGTCCAGGGCGGTCAGGCCATGCTCATCCCGGAGCCGGGGATCTGCTCCGGCAAGGAGGAGTTCCTCCAAAACTCCGGGAGAATCGTTGTACCGGGCGGCGAAAAAGAGTGCAGACCAGCCGTATTCACGCTCCTCTTCCGGGGCAGCTTCCTGAAATAATCCAAGCCCGTCAAACTGAACCATGCCGCCGGTGAACCGTGCGACACCATAGCCGGCCACCCAGGCATCCCTGGTACGACGGTCGGGATCTGCTCCGGCCTCGAGAAGAGCCGCCAGAACATCCCTGTTGGGGTTGAAGGCTGCGGCAAACATCAGAGCGTCCCAGTCGTCCAGACTGCGAGCCTCCCGGTTCTCTCCCTGCTCAAGGAGCAAGACGATTACCTCGGGGTGGTGGTTTTGCGCTGCCGCGAGCATGAGGGGCGTCCAGTGGAAAGCGTCCCGCTCCAGGGCGTTCCGGATTGATCCAAGCTGACTCTTTATCTCCTCCGGAGTACCCGTTGCAAGGATATCCCGGGGATCAGCCCCGATTGCCAGGGTTGTCAGAACAAGGATGGCAACAAGAATCAAGCTCTTCATGGTCTCTGTTTCGGCACATCCCGGAACATTCTACAGGCTGAGGGCCTCACCCGCAGGCTCCGGCTCGCGGCCCTGTTTTTGAGGAAACCTGACCAGAACCACGGTACCACCCGACGGGGGGGATTCGATCGTGAGCAAGCCCTCCAGCTGTTGCACCAGGCTGTCGATCAGAACCAGCCCCAAAGAGGATCGCTCCCGGATGTGGTGATAATAGTCTGCTTGAGTCATTCCGCAGCCGTTGTCGACAACCTGAACAGTCATGGTCTGGCGCTCCAGGGCCACACCTATTGTGACCTGGGGATCGACCGATGCAGGACAGGGAGGTTCGAAGGCATGCTCGCAGGCGTTGCTGACCAGCTCGTTGATTAACAGGCCCAGGGGCAACGCCTCATCTATATCGAGGTTCACATCAGGAATGTTATCGGCAGTCCGCAAGAGGATTCGTGCGTTGCAGAGCTGATGCAACTGCCCAATCAGATCGCAGAGATATCCTTGAAGAGGTACCAGCGCTACAGTATCATTAGCATATAGTTGCTCGTGCAGGGCCGCCATAGCGTGGATACGCAACCGGGTCTTCTCTGCAAGCACCGTAAAGTCCTTGTGATCGCCTTGGGACATCTCCAGACTGAGCATGCTGGCAACAATTTGCATATTGTTTTTAACCCGATGATGAATCTCCCTGATCAGGACATCTTTGGTACCAAGACTCTCTTTCAGCTGCTGTTGCAGACAGATCAGTCCATCAATATCGGTTTGGGTGCCGATGGCGCGCACCGGTGTACCAGCGGCATTCCGCTCCACCACCATTCCCTGATCCAGCATCCAGCGATAGGTTCCGTCGGCGCAGCGCTTGCGGGTGCTCAACTCGTAGTGGCTGCTGCGGCTTGCCCTCATCTCGTCCAGTGACGATACTGCCCTGGGGAGATCGTCAGGATGAATCAGTTGGAGGGAATCGTCTACTGCAGAGATCCAGGCCGATACTGAATACCCCAGCATGGAGTACCAGCGATCCGATACAAGAAGAGAATCCTGAACCATGTCCCAATCCCAGACCCCGCTGCGACCGCCCTCCAGAGCAAACTGCCAGCGTTGCTCGCTCTCCATCAATAAGTTGTGCTGCTTTTTCTGTTGCCTGCGACCCCAGGCAGCCATGAGCAGCAAAAGGAACAGACTTGAAAACAGGATCACCAGAACAAGAATCTCCAGGCGATAGAGATCCCATGCGGTCTGGCGGCGATTCAACCATTCCACATCCAGCTGCGCATCCTTGACCGCTGATATGAGACCCCACTCGTCTACGGCCCGATAATCCAGCATCACCCGCGATGTGGGATACAAGCCTGAATCAGCCCGGGGAAACTGACCGGTCTGAAAATACCTGCGAGCGATTCCAGCTACAGCACGACCCTGATCCCGTCCGCGCAGAACCCGCCCCCCCAGGGCATGACCGTTGCCAAGGAGGAAATCCCAGAGCACAAAGACCGGCACCGGCGAGACGGCAGCCACACGTTCCAGTCCCCCGGTGTAACTGTAGAGTTCGCCCGAACTCAACCTGATGTAGGACACATAGAGAACCGCACTATCCGGGGGCAACTGCCGCAACCGCAACTGCAACTCCGCCGTCGGCAGATCCGGCAAGAAATCGATCCCCAGAGGGCGCTCCGGCAACAGGCCCCGAAGAAGACGCCTGTTCAGATCGGCTGTCACAGTCGCATCGGTTACAACCGCCAGGCGGCTCAGATCGGGCAACATTTTCAGAGCCAGGTCAATCGTACCCAGAAAATCAACCTCCTCGATAATACCCGTTGCCCACCCCTGCGAGAGAGTCTGTACTTCCTCCTTACTGCGGTTGATACCGGTGTAGAGAACAGGAACTTCCGGAAAGGCCTCTTCGCGATAGCTCACCAGGAAGTTCAAGGCGTTATCATCGGTGGCGATAATGAGTTCCGGCAACCGCCCTGCGTACTTGGCCCGCAGGAAGTCAGCCTGGGCAGGAAACAACTCCTCGGGATCCCAGCGCTTGGTATCCAGGTACTCCACATAGAGCGTCTCGGCTGCGGCTTCACGGGAAAACTCGTCGGCAACGCCCTGGAGAATCTCTTCGCCCCAGCGCATCAGCGGGTGATAGCTCTGGAGGACCAGAATATCACGAGGTACATCGGCTGCCAGAGGCGTCTGCCCCAGGCCCAGTACCAGGAAGGAGAGCCCCAGGGCGAGACTGTTCCGGCGGCGAGGATTTTCCTGATACCGCCTGGTTTGCACCGGCTCCAGGCCAGGCCCGTTCAGGAAAAATCCGGGCCTCGATACACGCGGTGCGGGCACTGTGGACACGACCACCCTCCGCACTCATTGTAGATCATTCCTGTTGCAGATTCCATTCGGAGAGAGGCGCCTCCTGAATGGGAAAGGCACAGTTACAGGCCGGTCAGCTCGTCCCTGATGTCGGCAAAGAGCTGTTTGCGGATGGACCTGGCTTCATAGTGGAGGCCATGCAGGGCGCCGGGGTATGTTTTGATTCTCACTTCGGGAAGCTTCTCTTTGAGAAATTTCAGGTTGTATTTCCAGTCCACCACGGAGTCGCCGGTTCCCTGAAAGACAAGGGGGCTCAGGTTGTCTTTCGCAGGATAGGATCGGTTCCGGGAATCCCAGCTACGCAGCGCCTCTACCCAGCTCAAGGAAGTCTCCTTGCCCCGCAAAGGGTCCTTTTTATGCCGCTCCTTGATCGTCCTGTCCCGGGTGGGGGGACTCCCCAGAAGATTCGGGACCTTCCCTCCCATGCACGTTTCCACGAAGCCCCCCAGGAGATCAAAACCAAGATAGGAAAGATCCCATTGGGCGCTTCTGACCAGGGGAGCCAGGAGGATATACCTGCGGAAAATGTGCCACGAGGGCTGGCCTGATACCATTCCCGCGTTACCCGATGCCAGACAAGCGTCAATGAAACCCGAGCACCCGGTGCTATGACCGATAAAGAAGTACGGGGCTGGCCAGTTCCTTTTCAGCCAGAGGCTGAACTGGACAAAGAGATCGCTGTAGCGGGAAAAATCATCGATGTCATGCAATGGACCCTGGCTGAGTCCGTGTCCGGGAAGGTCCAGGGAAAAGACCCGGTATCCCTCGCCGGCAAGAAACCGGATAAGCTCTGCCCCGCTGCCGGTATGATTCAGATAGCCATGGAGCAAGAAAAGGGTTCCCCTGATTTCGCCTTTGCCCGGGCTCTCAAAAAGATGCACCGCCAGGCTGGTGTCGCAAAAGTTCCAGGAAAAACTGTAGGCCAGGCCCCGTTGTGGAAGCGCACAACTGCGCCGATACCGCTTCCAGTGGGGATCTTCGGGAACGGTTGCACTGAGGCCCTGGTGTTTTTTCTGCTGGAGTTCTGTGTAGACAGCCTTGTCGTAGGGGTTCAGTTTCCGGGCCAGTTCAGAGCGGTGATCACAGACTCTCATAATTGTTCCCCAAACCTGCCAGGAAAATCGCATGAAGTCCTGCATGAATTCATCCTCTTCCTCATGCCCCGCATCTCACCCCCGAAGGGGCAAAGAGACTCCACCTATTTGTCGGATAGATTTACGGAAAGTTCAAGACCGGATTCTCGAAGGATGTATGAGACGGCGGGTGTCAGGGGCGTTGCAAGAGCCGGGCAGCACGCTGGAGATGCTCCTGGCGGGTGGCGGGAGCCATTTTATCGAGCATCCGCGGCATCATGGACATGCGATGGTTGGCGGCGAAGAGCGCCCGGTGCTGGTGAATAAAGTTCCAGTACAGGGCGGTCCAGTCGTCCTGCCAGGGGCCGGGGGGATAATCGGACATCTTGCGCAGGTAGTTGCTGCCGCTAATGTAGGGTTTGGTGGCAAAAAGCCCGCCATCGGCGAACTGACTCATGCCGTAGACGTTAGGCACCATGACCCAGTCGAAGGCATCGACGTACATTCCCATGAACCATTCATAGACCTGGTCGGGGTGGGTTCCGGCAAGCAGAAGATAATTGCCGGTGACCATCAGGCGTTCGATATGATGGGCGTAGCCCCAGCGCAGGCTGCGCTGAATGGCGGTGTCCAGCGGGGGAATTCCGGTGTCGCCGCTCCACAGGCCGGCGGGAAGAGGACGGGTGTGACCAAAGAAGTTTCGGGTGCGCAGGGCGCGGCCGTCCTCCTCGTAGGCGGCACGTATAAACTCTCGCCAGCCTGTCAGCTGTCGGATATATCCTTCCAGCGAGTTAATCGGGATTGAGTTAATCGGCGAACTGTGGCTCCCGGCGTGGGCCAGGAGGGCGTCCAGAACGTCACGGGGGGACAGAAGACCGATGTTGAGATAGGGCGACAGGGCGGAGTGGAATAGCCGGGTATGGGTCTGGCTGATGGCGTCTTCGTAATTGCCGAAGAGAGAAAGCCGCTCCGAGAGGAAGTTCTGCAGGGCCTGGCGGGCATGTTCCGGGGTCCAGCCGCACCAAATCTGGCTGCTGCCGTAGTGTCGGCCGGGGATTTGGGCCAGCCAGGACCGGGCCAGGGCGATCTCCTGATCTTCCTCGGGATTTTGGGGTTTCCAGGGCTGGATGTCGGTCGGGAGAGCAAGGCTTCTGGGCAATTTTTTGCGGTTCTCCTGATCGTAGCTCCAGAGGCCGCCGACGGGCTCCTGATTATGATCTATCAGAATGTGCCAGTCCTTGCGCAGGCGCTGGTAGAACCGGGCCATGTGTCTTTTTGAATCGAGATAGCGTTGAACCGCCTGGGCTTTCGGGAGCAGGAAGAGCGAACTTTCGTAGCGTATGAGCCCGATGCCGTGCCGGGTTTCTGCCGAGGCAAGGGCGCGCTCGAGGTAATCGTCGGTGGTGTCGGCCACATGGATGGAGGTAATGCCGTCGGCCGTGAGCTGCTGCCAGACCGCGTCGGTGCTGTCGATGCTGCGCAGATCCAGATACCGGACAACGTGGCCGAGCTGCTCCAGCCGCCTGGCATAGGCCTTCATGGAGAGCCGGTGCAACAACAGGCGCTGCCGATGGACCGGGTTGTGGGTCAGAAGAAGGGGTTCCTCAACCAGATAGACCGGCAGATCCGATCTCAGTACCGGGTGGTGCCGGGGATCGTAGAGCTGGTGGGGATAAATAAGAGCGGCACTGATCATCGGGAGGTTTTCTTTGGCCGGGCCGGAGGCGGTTCTCATTTTGTCCCTCGGGATTCAAGATACACAGAGATTACAGGCACGTCAAAAATATCCTCGGTGGTGTCCTGGAGTATGATTATGGCGTTGTCCAGGAAGACAGTGGCTATACTCTGGACAGGGTGACTTCCGGTGAGTTGAACTATCGCAAACTCGTTGCCGGGCGCATCGATGCCGTTCTCGAAGAAAGGCTGGTAGGGCTTCGAGATGCAAAGCAGACGGGCCTTGGAGATCTTATCACCTACAATCCCAAACCTATAAAAGCAGATCCATACTACCTTCTGGTTTCCAGACAGCACCCCAGAGCAGAGGAGATCATTCTGTCCTTTAACAGGGGGGTTCGTCAGCTGCAGGCTGATGGACGGCTGGATGAAATCCTGCGGGTTGCACCGTAACTACGGTGGCACTGGGGGAGCTTTTGTCCGGGTTGATTCGTGTGGCGGATCAAACAGGGCTCCCCCCATCAGATAGCGAGGGCCCTGCCCGCGCTATCGCTCTAACTCCCGAATGTTGAGAAGATCCATGGAGTCATCGCTCATGGCCAGGGCGTAGATCCCGTGGCGGGTAAGCAACTCCACCTGATCGGTTGTCAGGTAGAGAGAACTCATGATCGGGATGATCTCGTGGCCGGAATATTCAGGAAAATAGTCGGTTACTTCCTGATAGCTCTCGGCAAAGATGAGCACATCCTGTTCCCTGAGTTTTGATTTGGTCTCATTCAGAAAAATCCGGTTACCCGCCACGGCGAGAACATCGAACTCTCGTCGACGTCCCGGGTCCTGGGGGTGCTTCTTGCGGGGCCGCACCATCAGCAGGTCAGGCTCGTCTACCC is a window from the Alkalispirochaeta americana genome containing:
- a CDS encoding ankyrin repeat domain-containing protein; amino-acid sequence: MKSLILVAILVLTTLAIGADPRDILATGTPEEIKSQLGSIRNALERDAFHWTPLMLAAAQNHHPEVIVLLLEQGENREARSLDDWDALMFAAAFNPNRDVLAALLEAGADPDRRTRDAWVAGYGVARFTGGMVQFDGLGLFQEAAPEEEREYGWSALFFAARYNDSPGVLEELLLAGADPRLRDEHGLTALDYIVQAGQGRGEFRKLLEVWTPPE
- a CDS encoding methyl-accepting chemotaxis protein; the encoded protein is MNTKKMAGFRSLQGLFMTLFGGISIGLLMLVSLFMVWQVAKTQQETVEEMATQIVEARTAEVGRWLAGHVENVRTMSQRVIISDADFDVIARDLRLRHDQIHPDHENIYFVNLEGDFITSGGLTGNLMHRDYVQAIFQRGNASSVSDGVISAATGNAIAPVAHEVRNRDGEVVGIMGASVTLTGLSELAGEMRFGRDGMGSVVDGSGLVIGDSRAEVRMNLNLTDAQGYQGMDAIARDLLAGRGGTRDYTSPQGQRFRAVYRPVPGGSGWSVAYLLPHADINAPVVRLVQIIALSILVATGGILLVILVFSRRFVTVLRDYVAQAEEYASGDMTRDLTTEYQQKFLHRRDELGALARAFEKIQDNIQSVVVGINQGAVELTATSQSISLSGQELARGSSAISEMSQQLSQGSTEQAASAEEVSASMEEMAASVQQSSDNANATEQIARQSSANAEESGHAMRETVEAMKQIAEKVSIIEDIARETNMLSLNAAIEAARAGEHGKGFAVVASQVRKLAENSAAAAREISELSGRSVQVAEKAGGKLDEMVPNIQRTAELVQEIAATSREMNTGTSQVNAAVNQLDEVIQQTAASSEELAATAEEQTAQVEGLSTAADELLEQARSLERSISYFKLREQQEGKLEPADRNASQKVLGIALARDENSDSR
- a CDS encoding aldo/keto reductase; its protein translation is MKYRTLGKTGYTVSEVSLGTWQVGGGWGQAFDDKVAENIINAAIDEGVNFLDTADVYDDGKSEAAVARVVRQRNRGGKEDIRFATKCGRRIDPHTDENYTPKTLRLHVEESLRNTGLETLDLIQLHCPPTPVYSRPEIFGLFEDLQKEGKIRNLGVSVEKIEEAMTAVQYPNVSSVQIIFNMFRQKPAEAFFQEAQKKDVGIIVRVPLASGLLAGKYTARTSFHPQDHRSFNRDGATFDKGETFSGVDYDIALKAVEELKKALPQREDLAAVALRWILMFDQVSCIIPGASKPEQVQRNVRAVQAEPLAAQEMEVVAGIYNQYIRPSIHHLW
- a CDS encoding tripartite tricarboxylate transporter permease, which produces MARGRWPSGGAYIPTITLGIPGNTVTAVILAGLITHGISPGPSLFRNEVQLVYAIFIGLFVSNISCLYCSTP
- a CDS encoding EFR1 family ferrodoxin (N-terminal region resembles flavodoxins. C-terminal ferrodoxin region binds two 4Fe-4S clusters.), giving the protein MITLYFSGTGNSRFVAETFSRQTGGACHSIEEPLHFASLLARQETICFCYPVYGSCVPPILRDFVLLHRESLEEKKLVILATQFLFSGDGARAFTDLLRGTPCQIIYADHITMPNNICNFFLFPAKDASRCARRLRSAQKRVTRAVECLESGVVRRRGFSGASRILGLLTQRLWFQRIEDAASQDVRVANSCTGCGLCVRVCPRENLFLTTDSGPARVDQRGRCTLCYRCVNMCPEMAITVLWHSPVRRQYHGPE